A window of Dickeya zeae NCPPB 2538 contains these coding sequences:
- the mutM gene encoding bifunctional DNA-formamidopyrimidine glycosylase/DNA-(apurinic or apyrimidinic site) lyase, which translates to MPELPEVETSRRGISPWLVGRTILYAEVRNARLRWPVSPEILSLSDTPVLSVQRRAKYLLLELPTGWIIIHLGMSGSLRVLPEYSEPDKHDHVDLVMDSGKVLRYTDPRRFGAWLWCDDLANSSVLAHLGPEPLSDDFSGDYLFSRCHGRKTPIKLWIMDNKLVVGVGNIYASESLFNAGILPERPAGSLSQQEAHQLVQSIKQVLQRSIEQGGTTLRDFLQSDGKPGYFAQELQVYGRNGKPCHHCGTLIDSIKQGQRSTFFCKRCQR; encoded by the coding sequence ATGCCTGAATTACCCGAGGTGGAAACCAGTCGTCGGGGCATTTCGCCCTGGCTGGTCGGCCGTACCATTTTGTATGCTGAGGTGCGCAACGCACGTCTGCGCTGGCCTGTATCCCCTGAAATTCTGTCGCTGAGCGATACGCCGGTGCTGAGTGTGCAGCGCCGGGCCAAATATCTGCTGCTTGAGCTACCGACGGGCTGGATCATCATCCATTTGGGTATGTCCGGTAGTCTACGCGTGCTGCCCGAATACAGTGAGCCGGATAAGCATGACCATGTCGATTTGGTGATGGATAGCGGCAAAGTGCTGCGTTATACCGATCCACGCCGTTTCGGTGCCTGGTTATGGTGTGACGATCTGGCAAACAGTTCTGTGCTGGCGCATTTGGGGCCGGAACCATTGAGCGATGACTTTTCAGGTGATTATCTGTTTAGCCGCTGCCATGGCCGTAAAACGCCAATCAAGCTGTGGATTATGGATAACAAACTGGTGGTGGGGGTTGGCAACATCTATGCCAGTGAGTCGCTGTTTAATGCCGGTATTCTGCCGGAGCGGCCTGCCGGTTCCCTGTCGCAGCAAGAAGCGCATCAGTTGGTGCAGTCCATCAAGCAGGTATTGCAGCGATCCATTGAACAGGGCGGGACCACGCTGCGTGATTTCCTGCAGTCTGATGGCAAACCGGGTTACTTCGCGCAGGAGTTGCAGGTCTATGGCCGCAATGGCAAACCTTGCCATCACTGCGGCACATTGATCGACAGCATTAAGCAGGGACAGCGTAGCACCTTCTTTTGCAAGCGGTGCCAGCGTTAG
- the coaD gene encoding pantetheine-phosphate adenylyltransferase: MKTRAIYPGTFDPMTNGHLDLLTRATSMFDHLILAIAASPSKNALFTLEERVALAKEATRHLPNVEVEGFTDLMATFARQRKATILVRGLRAVSDFEYELQLAKMNHHLMPTLESVFLMPSEQWSFISSSLVKEVARHGGDVSHFLPPPIAAALQEKLA; encoded by the coding sequence ATGAAGACTAGAGCTATCTACCCCGGTACATTTGACCCGATGACCAACGGCCATCTGGATCTCCTGACGCGTGCGACCAGCATGTTTGATCACCTGATTCTGGCAATTGCCGCCAGTCCCAGCAAAAACGCGCTATTTACACTGGAAGAACGGGTCGCGCTGGCGAAAGAAGCCACACGACATCTGCCAAACGTCGAGGTCGAGGGGTTTACCGACCTGATGGCAACGTTCGCCCGACAGCGGAAAGCGACGATTCTGGTCAGGGGGCTACGCGCCGTTTCCGACTTCGAATACGAACTACAATTAGCCAAAATGAACCACCACCTGATGCCGACCCTGGAAAGCGTATTCCTGATGCCATCAGAGCAGTGGTCTTTCATTTCATCATCGCTGGTTAAAGAAGTCGCGCGTCACGGCGGCGATGTATCGCACTTTTTACCACCCCCTATCGCTGCCGCTTTGCAGGAAAAATTAGCCTAA
- a CDS encoding glycosyltransferase family 2 protein translates to MSRKRLSVVLISHNAAELLPDCLASVAWADEIVVLDSGSSDDTLDIARRHGAQVYQNTDWPGFGKQRQLAQQYASGDYIFMIDTDERVTPALRHSIEAVLESPESDVVYRCARRNLFLGRFMRHSGWYPDEVIRLYPKHYHYNNNAVHESLDHGTARVVSLDGDLKHLTCRDLFSFQKKQLAYAQSWANERFLQGKRCGFTAIVLHTLGAFIKTWLLRAGFLDGKQGWLLAIVNAQYTFNKYTGLWALNNRRETRQEHLHHED, encoded by the coding sequence ATGAGCCGAAAACGTCTGTCCGTCGTTCTGATAAGCCATAACGCAGCGGAACTGCTGCCTGACTGTCTGGCGTCGGTGGCCTGGGCTGATGAAATCGTTGTGCTGGACTCCGGTAGCAGTGACGACACGCTGGATATCGCCCGTCGCCACGGCGCGCAGGTCTATCAGAACACTGACTGGCCCGGCTTTGGCAAACAGCGCCAACTGGCGCAGCAGTATGCCAGCGGCGATTACATCTTCATGATTGATACCGACGAACGGGTCACACCCGCGCTACGGCATTCCATCGAAGCGGTGCTCGAATCTCCTGAGAGTGATGTCGTCTACCGTTGCGCCCGTCGAAACCTGTTTCTGGGGCGTTTCATGCGTCACAGCGGCTGGTATCCCGATGAGGTCATCCGTCTCTATCCCAAGCACTACCACTACAACAACAATGCCGTGCATGAATCCCTTGATCATGGCACAGCCCGGGTGGTATCGCTGGATGGGGATCTGAAGCACCTCACCTGCCGCGACTTGTTCAGCTTTCAGAAAAAACAGCTCGCTTACGCGCAAAGCTGGGCCAACGAGCGTTTCCTTCAGGGCAAGCGCTGCGGTTTCACCGCGATCGTATTACACACCCTTGGCGCTTTCATCAAAACCTGGCTATTGCGCGCCGGTTTCCTCGACGGAAAACAAGGGTGGCTGCTGGCTATCGTGAATGCACAGTACACGTTTAACAAATATACTGGATTATGGGCTTTGAATAACCGGCGGGAGACTCGCCAGGAGCACCTGCACCATGAAGACTAG
- the waaA gene encoding lipid IV(A) 3-deoxy-D-manno-octulosonic acid transferase, whose product MLQTLYTFLFYMIQPLIWLRLWLRGRKIPAYRKRWGERYGFYQSQVKPEGILLHSVSVGETLAAVPLVRALRHRYPSLPITVTTMTPTGSERALSAFGKDVYHVYLPYDLPGAMSRFLDHVKPRLVIIMETELWPNMITALHQREIPLIIANARLSERSANGYRKLGRFMRTLLRRITLIAVQNEEDGERFINLGLKRSQLNVTGSLKFDISVTPELAARAVTLRRQWAPQRPVWIAASTHEGEEKIIVDAHTELLKAFPTLLLILVPRHPDRFDDAKAIVRKAGLEYTLRSAGTVPPASSHVVIGDTMGELMLLYGIADLAFVGGSLIERGGHNPLEPAAHAIPVLMGPHTFNFKDICARLQQSDGLITVRDTASLVEQVTTLLSDDDYRRYHGHHAVDVLHKNQGALQSLLTLLEPYLPPRSQ is encoded by the coding sequence ATGTTACAAACGCTGTACACCTTTTTGTTTTACATGATCCAGCCGCTTATCTGGCTGCGTCTATGGCTCCGGGGTCGCAAAATCCCCGCTTACCGCAAACGCTGGGGGGAACGCTACGGCTTCTACCAGAGTCAGGTAAAACCCGAAGGCATACTGTTGCACTCCGTTTCTGTCGGAGAAACCTTAGCAGCAGTACCGTTGGTTCGCGCTTTACGCCATCGCTATCCGTCATTACCGATTACTGTCACCACCATGACGCCGACGGGTTCCGAGCGCGCATTGTCCGCATTCGGCAAAGATGTTTACCACGTTTACCTGCCTTACGACCTGCCCGGTGCGATGTCGCGCTTTCTGGATCATGTCAAACCGCGCCTGGTCATCATCATGGAAACCGAGCTGTGGCCGAACATGATAACCGCGCTTCACCAGCGTGAGATCCCGCTTATCATCGCCAACGCGCGCCTGTCAGAACGCTCCGCTAACGGTTATCGCAAACTCGGCCGCTTTATGCGCACACTACTGCGCCGTATTACCCTCATTGCGGTACAAAATGAGGAAGACGGCGAGCGCTTTATCAATCTGGGTCTGAAGCGTTCACAGTTGAATGTGACCGGTAGCCTGAAATTCGATATCTCTGTCACACCGGAACTGGCTGCCCGCGCCGTCACGTTACGCCGTCAGTGGGCACCGCAGCGCCCGGTATGGATTGCCGCCAGTACTCACGAAGGCGAAGAAAAGATCATCGTCGATGCCCATACCGAATTGCTGAAAGCGTTTCCCACGCTGTTGCTGATTTTGGTACCGCGCCACCCTGACCGCTTTGACGATGCCAAAGCCATCGTCCGTAAGGCCGGGCTGGAATATACTCTGCGTAGCGCTGGCACCGTTCCCCCGGCGTCATCACACGTGGTGATTGGCGATACCATGGGTGAGTTGATGCTACTGTACGGTATCGCCGATCTGGCGTTTGTCGGTGGCAGCCTGATTGAACGAGGTGGGCATAACCCGCTGGAGCCTGCCGCACACGCTATACCGGTACTGATGGGGCCGCATACGTTCAACTTCAAGGATATCTGTGCCCGCTTACAGCAATCCGATGGGTTGATCACCGTGCGAGATACCGCTTCACTGGTGGAACAGGTCACCACTCTGCTGTCGGATGACGACTATCGCCGTTACCACGGCCACCACGCGGTAGACGTACTGCATAAAAATCAGGGCGCTCTGCAAAGCCTGTTGACCCTGCTGGAGCCCTATCTGCCGCCCCGGAGCCAGTAA
- a CDS encoding glycosyltransferase family 4 protein, protein MLDTSLNILHTESSCGWGGQEIRILTESQGMMKRGHKVTILCCPHSTIYREAQARGIAVVGLPIEKKRLSSLMALVGWLRQYGGAFDIINTHSSTDAWLVAAASVILRKRVPPMVRTRHVSTDINRSLTTRWLYMTATRHIATTGERLRQQLHRDNRYPLSHMTSVPTGIDLGFYRQSDRQTARKTIAVPDRPTLGILATMRSWKGHTYLLEAWQTLTKDFPDWQLLMVGDGPQRQALEQQVVAMGLADSVIFLGNRDDVPDCLNSMNLFVLPSYGNEGVPQSIMQAMACGLPVVSTNVGAIDEAVVNEQTGYLIEPKNTALLEQKLRQLMGDDVLRARFSDAALKRASEQFGADIMLDKMTTIFRNSLRSARP, encoded by the coding sequence ATGTTAGACACATCTTTAAATATATTACATACCGAGTCCTCTTGTGGCTGGGGCGGGCAGGAAATTCGTATTCTTACGGAATCTCAGGGAATGATGAAGCGTGGCCACAAGGTCACCATTCTGTGTTGCCCGCACTCGACTATTTATCGCGAAGCGCAAGCGCGCGGCATTGCGGTTGTCGGGCTACCGATTGAGAAAAAACGGCTATCGTCGTTGATGGCGCTGGTGGGCTGGTTGCGTCAGTATGGTGGCGCGTTTGATATTATCAATACCCACAGCTCCACCGATGCCTGGCTGGTGGCGGCGGCAAGCGTGATACTGAGAAAACGGGTACCGCCGATGGTGCGTACCCGCCATGTTTCTACCGACATCAACCGTTCGCTGACTACCCGCTGGTTGTATATGACGGCTACCCGCCATATCGCCACCACCGGTGAGCGGTTGCGTCAGCAACTGCACCGGGATAACCGTTACCCGTTGTCGCATATGACGTCGGTACCGACCGGTATCGACCTGGGTTTTTATCGTCAATCTGACCGGCAGACTGCCCGTAAGACCATTGCGGTACCGGACCGGCCGACGCTGGGGATTCTGGCGACCATGCGTTCCTGGAAAGGGCATACCTATCTGCTGGAAGCCTGGCAGACGTTGACGAAGGATTTCCCCGACTGGCAATTGCTGATGGTGGGCGATGGGCCGCAGCGTCAGGCTCTGGAACAGCAGGTTGTGGCGATGGGGCTGGCTGACAGCGTTATTTTCCTGGGTAACCGTGACGATGTACCGGATTGTCTGAACAGCATGAACCTGTTTGTGCTGCCCTCTTACGGTAATGAGGGTGTACCGCAAAGTATCATGCAGGCGATGGCGTGTGGTTTGCCGGTGGTTTCGACCAACGTTGGCGCGATTGACGAAGCGGTAGTGAACGAGCAGACCGGGTACCTGATCGAGCCGAAAAACACCGCACTGCTGGAGCAAAAACTGCGACAGCTGATGGGCGACGACGTATTGCGCGCCCGGTTTAGCGACGCGGCGCTCAAGCGTGCATCCGAGCAGTTCGGCGCAGACATTATGCTCGACAAAATGACGACGATTTTTCGCAATAGTTTGCGCTCGGCACGTCCATGA
- a CDS encoding glycosyltransferase family 9 protein, translating to MSKFSARLRIFPRALLRLLKKPWRRPPSTVKRILIAHNLLLGDTVMLTPLLAKLRRHYPQAEIVLLCKPAFVEVYRLNPYGVVPMPYQPTSAASVAAIVNSGPYDLALIPGDNRYSWLALAAGSRWIIAHRPALHNAKSWPVNEYRDYPDEPMAWGDAVATLTDGELPSPQRWAAPAYDFPPPASPFVVLHVGASNPVRFWSPEQWLALADWLVTQGYTPVWSGGANERHIVDSIDPTRRYRSFAGELSLSQLLALLAGAKALICADTGVAHLAKWVDTPTMTLYGPGNPVAFGPGHFWRNHPIINVGFHPIACRDQHTLFGRELPWLERCNRNEARCQQFRNGQSACMQHITLSEIQTAFIHLLRKIQ from the coding sequence ATGAGTAAATTCTCTGCCCGGTTGCGGATTTTTCCGCGAGCCTTGTTGCGGTTGTTGAAAAAGCCCTGGCGACGACCACCGTCGACGGTGAAGCGTATCCTGATCGCCCATAATCTGTTACTGGGCGATACGGTGATGCTGACGCCGTTGCTGGCCAAACTACGTCGTCATTATCCACAGGCAGAGATTGTGCTGTTGTGCAAACCGGCGTTTGTCGAGGTTTATCGCCTGAACCCCTATGGTGTGGTACCCATGCCATATCAACCCACGTCGGCAGCCTCGGTCGCGGCGATTGTTAACAGCGGGCCTTATGATCTGGCGTTGATCCCAGGTGATAACCGCTACAGCTGGTTAGCTTTGGCTGCGGGGAGTCGTTGGATAATAGCCCATCGTCCCGCTCTGCATAACGCTAAGAGCTGGCCGGTCAATGAGTACCGCGACTATCCAGACGAACCGATGGCGTGGGGTGATGCGGTGGCGACGCTGACGGACGGCGAATTGCCTTCTCCTCAGCGTTGGGCCGCTCCCGCATATGATTTCCCGCCACCTGCCTCGCCTTTTGTTGTGTTGCATGTCGGGGCCAGTAATCCGGTGCGTTTCTGGTCACCGGAACAGTGGCTGGCGCTGGCTGACTGGCTGGTGACGCAAGGCTATACCCCGGTATGGAGTGGTGGTGCTAACGAGCGACATATCGTTGATTCGATTGACCCAACCCGGCGTTATCGTAGTTTCGCCGGCGAGTTATCGTTGTCGCAGTTACTGGCGTTGCTGGCAGGGGCGAAGGCGCTTATCTGTGCTGACACGGGGGTGGCACATCTGGCGAAATGGGTCGATACCCCGACGATGACACTCTATGGCCCAGGTAATCCGGTTGCCTTTGGCCCAGGCCATTTCTGGCGCAATCACCCGATTATCAACGTCGGTTTTCACCCCATTGCCTGTCGTGATCAACACACCCTGTTTGGTCGCGAATTACCCTGGCTTGAACGGTGTAATAGGAATGAAGCGCGCTGTCAGCAGTTTCGTAATGGACAGTCAGCGTGTATGCAACACATTACCCTTTCTGAAATTCAGACGGCTTTTATCCATTTGTTGAGAAAGATTCAATGA
- a CDS encoding O-antigen ligase family protein produces MTTQLSFSTRRTDNQGLYFLSALAIFVNPLAEAPKNIAMALLLLWVIIQAVMNKQTRTWSGWDLFFALYMLSFLVGLPFAAYHTDIGSLTDVARYSLFGWVIYRASFNEKQKVGLVFWAMMGTFVGLIYGAWAHFYTGSEQYWTLNSVGHVNHAAIYNAIICGMALAFLFSYWSTLTAGKRLMWIAMLALSLVYVAFGESRATFGAVLVVVLILGVGFARKSKKFLLLPAVFIAGLIAVAVLSNARVVVKQEQNEATDNVLSYRDVIWSSAFDVIKQHPLFGIGKENFKKIDINKWPDNKPLFTHVSHAHNIFINVLTENGIWGAFWIFGLFGAMGVTLVRYVPKRHASPVSWLTWGTACSALVVTLVVGLVNTTFHHEHANLSMFCFALWLSQYRYDNQRFI; encoded by the coding sequence ATGACAACTCAGTTATCGTTTAGCACCCGACGTACCGATAATCAAGGCCTGTATTTTCTCAGCGCGCTGGCTATCTTTGTTAACCCGTTGGCTGAAGCGCCCAAGAATATCGCCATGGCGTTGTTGTTGCTGTGGGTAATTATCCAGGCGGTGATGAATAAGCAAACGCGCACATGGTCAGGATGGGATCTGTTTTTTGCTCTCTACATGCTCTCGTTCCTGGTGGGGCTGCCCTTCGCTGCCTACCACACGGATATCGGCTCGCTGACTGATGTTGCCCGTTACAGTTTGTTTGGCTGGGTAATTTATCGTGCCAGTTTTAACGAGAAACAGAAAGTCGGTCTGGTGTTCTGGGCCATGATGGGCACGTTTGTGGGATTGATTTATGGGGCGTGGGCGCACTTTTATACCGGTAGCGAGCAGTACTGGACGCTCAACTCGGTCGGCCACGTCAACCATGCCGCTATCTATAACGCCATTATTTGTGGGATGGCGCTGGCGTTTTTGTTCAGCTACTGGTCGACGCTGACTGCGGGTAAGCGATTGATGTGGATCGCGATGCTGGCATTGTCTCTGGTTTATGTGGCATTCGGTGAGAGCCGCGCCACATTCGGTGCAGTGCTTGTCGTGGTGCTGATATTGGGTGTGGGGTTTGCCAGAAAAAGTAAAAAATTCCTGCTGTTGCCTGCGGTTTTTATTGCCGGGTTAATTGCCGTTGCCGTTCTCAGTAACGCGCGAGTGGTGGTGAAGCAGGAGCAAAATGAGGCTACTGATAACGTACTGAGTTATCGCGACGTTATCTGGAGTTCAGCGTTTGATGTCATCAAGCAGCACCCTTTGTTTGGCATCGGGAAGGAAAACTTCAAGAAAATCGATATCAACAAATGGCCGGATAATAAGCCGCTGTTCACGCACGTTTCCCACGCCCATAATATCTTTATCAACGTATTGACAGAGAACGGTATTTGGGGAGCCTTCTGGATCTTTGGTCTGTTTGGTGCCATGGGGGTGACGCTGGTGCGCTATGTACCGAAGAGACATGCGTCGCCAGTCTCCTGGTTGACATGGGGTACTGCGTGCTCAGCATTGGTGGTGACGCTGGTGGTGGGTCTGGTGAATACCACGTTCCACCATGAACACGCCAACCTGAGTATGTTCTGTTTTGCACTATGGCTTAGTCAGTATCGTTACGATAATCAGCGTTTTATCTAA
- a CDS encoding glycosyltransferase family 4 protein produces MKLAIVRQKYRPDGGAERFVSRALDALSNHRSLDVSVITRSWEGAEQANRNVIICNPRITGRIQRESAFAQAAQQHFAGFDLVQSHERIPGCHIYRAGDGVHQVWLTQRSRVLNPLQRRLLWWSGFHRYVMAQEQAMYQHPSLKAVICNSQMVADEIRHHFGVPADKIHLIYNGVDTSTYTPELRNTYRQTLRQQLGVANDAPVMLFVGSGFERKGLAGAIHAISEVPQHPHLIVVGKDKHSRRYQKLAHRLGVAGQVHFVGMQPDTRPYYGAADMLLLPTLYDPFPNVVLEAMASGLGVITSQQCGGKEFIQSGVNGFVCDSLDYEGLRQSVRLACETGFDGFGEQARAKVERYDLRFLSDNMLSLYEQLI; encoded by the coding sequence ATGAAACTGGCCATCGTACGGCAGAAATACCGTCCTGACGGTGGAGCAGAACGCTTCGTTTCCAGAGCGCTCGATGCGCTCAGCAATCATCGATCGTTGGATGTCAGCGTGATTACCCGTAGCTGGGAAGGCGCTGAGCAGGCCAACCGCAATGTCATCATCTGTAACCCACGTATTACCGGCCGGATTCAACGTGAAAGCGCCTTTGCACAAGCAGCTCAACAACATTTCGCCGGGTTCGATCTGGTGCAGAGCCACGAACGGATCCCTGGCTGCCATATTTATCGTGCGGGCGATGGCGTCCATCAAGTCTGGCTGACACAGCGTTCACGGGTGCTTAACCCGTTGCAACGGCGGCTGTTATGGTGGTCTGGTTTTCATCGTTACGTGATGGCGCAAGAACAGGCGATGTATCAGCATCCCTCGCTCAAGGCCGTGATCTGCAACTCGCAGATGGTTGCAGATGAAATTCGCCACCACTTTGGTGTGCCTGCCGACAAAATTCATCTGATTTATAACGGGGTGGATACCAGTACGTATACTCCCGAGCTGCGCAACACTTACCGGCAGACTCTGCGCCAGCAACTGGGTGTGGCAAACGATGCGCCAGTAATGCTATTTGTCGGTTCCGGTTTCGAACGCAAAGGGCTGGCAGGCGCTATCCATGCGATAAGCGAGGTTCCCCAACATCCGCACCTGATTGTAGTGGGGAAAGATAAGCACAGTCGCCGTTACCAGAAACTGGCGCACCGGCTAGGTGTCGCCGGGCAGGTGCATTTCGTCGGTATGCAGCCGGATACCCGTCCTTATTATGGCGCAGCGGACATGTTGCTGTTGCCCACGCTGTATGATCCGTTCCCCAACGTGGTGCTGGAAGCCATGGCCAGTGGATTGGGTGTGATTACATCACAACAGTGTGGCGGCAAAGAATTTATCCAGTCAGGCGTGAATGGGTTTGTCTGCGATTCGCTGGATTACGAGGGGTTACGTCAGTCGGTACGGTTGGCTTGTGAAACGGGATTTGATGGTTTCGGCGAGCAGGCCAGAGCGAAAGTGGAACGCTATGATCTGCGCTTTCTGAGCGACAACATGCTCAGCCTTTATGAACAGTTGATTTAA
- the rfaQ gene encoding putative lipopolysaccharide heptosyltransferase III, which yields MTSPRKVELRRILITKFRHHGDVLLTSPLFSILRQRYPDAQIDALVFADTAEMLSLHPAIDHLYTVDKKWKKLGVFGHLAKEWALLKTLRAQRYDTIIHLTESMRGLWIARFAGIPQGVTFRNSARDKLSFWKKTFQHRVPRISRRHTVESHLDTLRILGIQPELEERRLQLVAGDEADQAVDQKLRDQQWQGQPFIVVHPTSRWLFKCWKSSAMAQAINTLCERGYTIVLSASPAESEMAMIADIKSQLTHPVLDLAGQLTLKQLSSLIGKAQLLLGVDSVPMHIASAMQTPVVALFGPSGETEWAPWMTINRVIVSDRHPCRPCGKDGCGGSKVSDCLQQISVQQVLLAVDSALLEAQA from the coding sequence GTGACCTCACCGCGCAAGGTTGAACTCCGGCGAATCCTGATTACCAAATTCCGCCATCATGGCGATGTTCTGCTGACATCACCGCTATTTTCCATTCTGCGCCAGCGTTACCCGGATGCCCAAATCGATGCGCTGGTGTTTGCTGATACGGCGGAAATGCTGTCGTTGCATCCGGCTATCGACCACCTTTATACCGTCGACAAGAAATGGAAAAAACTGGGTGTGTTCGGCCATCTGGCAAAAGAGTGGGCATTGCTGAAAACGCTACGAGCGCAACGTTATGACACCATCATCCACCTTACCGAAAGTATGCGTGGCTTATGGATAGCCCGTTTCGCAGGCATTCCACAGGGCGTTACCTTTCGCAACAGCGCACGCGATAAACTGTCATTTTGGAAAAAGACCTTCCAGCACCGCGTACCGCGAATTTCGCGCCGCCACACCGTCGAATCCCATCTGGACACACTGCGGATACTGGGGATTCAGCCAGAACTGGAAGAGCGACGGTTGCAACTGGTTGCCGGTGATGAAGCTGATCAGGCGGTAGACCAGAAACTACGGGATCAGCAGTGGCAGGGGCAGCCGTTTATCGTGGTGCACCCGACATCCCGTTGGCTGTTCAAATGCTGGAAAAGCAGCGCGATGGCGCAGGCTATCAATACCCTGTGCGAACGCGGGTATACTATCGTTCTCAGCGCTTCACCAGCGGAAAGCGAGATGGCGATGATTGCTGATATCAAGTCGCAACTGACCCACCCGGTACTGGATCTCGCCGGTCAGTTGACGCTCAAACAACTGTCGAGTCTTATCGGCAAAGCACAACTGTTGCTGGGTGTAGACTCCGTACCGATGCATATCGCGTCAGCGATGCAAACCCCCGTGGTGGCGCTGTTTGGCCCCAGTGGAGAAACCGAATGGGCACCCTGGATGACCATCAACCGGGTGATCGTGTCTGACCGCCACCCCTGCCGCCCTTGTGGTAAAGATGGGTGCGGTGGCAGCAAGGTGAGCGACTGTCTGCAACAGATCAGTGTCCAACAGGTTCTACTGGCGGTTGATTCTGCACTACTGGAGGCACAAGCATGA
- the rfaC gene encoding lipopolysaccharide heptosyltransferase RfaC — MRVLIVKTSSMGDVLHTLPALTDAMQVIHGIQFDWVVEEGFTQIPSWHPAVDRVIPVALRRWRKSWFSRETRAERKAFKMRLREKRYDAVIDAQGLLKSAVLVTRLAYGNKHGLDWKSAREPLASWFYQYRHPIARQQHAVERIRELFSVSLNYRKPTEQGDYAIAARFLSAQPADNQPYLVFLHATTRDEKHWPEAHWRELIALAETRGLRIKLPWGAEHEHQRAQRLAAGFSHVEVLPRLSLEQVAGVLAGAKAVVSVDTGLSHLAAALDRPNITLYGPTDPGLIGGYGQNQHVCRPADSRNLADLHAADVWQHCASLLTE; from the coding sequence ATGAGGGTATTGATCGTCAAAACGTCGTCGATGGGGGATGTGCTGCACACACTGCCTGCCCTGACCGACGCGATGCAGGTCATTCACGGCATCCAGTTTGACTGGGTAGTTGAAGAAGGGTTTACCCAAATTCCCAGTTGGCATCCGGCGGTTGATCGTGTTATTCCGGTAGCGCTTCGGCGCTGGCGCAAAAGCTGGTTCAGCCGGGAAACCCGCGCTGAACGCAAGGCGTTTAAAATGCGTCTACGGGAAAAACGCTACGATGCGGTTATCGATGCACAAGGATTACTAAAAAGCGCCGTGTTGGTGACCCGTCTGGCTTATGGCAACAAGCACGGCCTGGACTGGAAAAGCGCCCGCGAGCCGCTGGCCAGTTGGTTTTACCAATATCGGCACCCGATCGCCAGACAGCAACATGCGGTAGAGCGTATACGGGAGCTGTTTTCCGTCAGCCTGAACTACCGTAAACCGACAGAACAAGGTGATTATGCGATTGCCGCACGCTTCTTGTCGGCACAGCCTGCCGACAACCAACCGTATCTGGTTTTTCTGCATGCCACGACGCGAGACGAAAAACACTGGCCGGAGGCGCACTGGCGCGAACTGATAGCACTCGCAGAAACACGTGGATTACGCATTAAACTGCCCTGGGGAGCGGAACACGAACACCAGCGGGCACAACGGCTGGCGGCTGGATTTTCTCACGTCGAGGTTCTGCCGCGATTGAGTCTGGAACAGGTCGCAGGCGTGTTAGCGGGTGCGAAGGCCGTTGTCTCGGTCGATACCGGGCTCAGCCATCTTGCCGCTGCACTGGACCGGCCCAACATCACGCTCTATGGCCCAACCGATCCGGGATTGATTGGCGGCTACGGCCAAAACCAGCATGTCTGCCGTCCGGCGGATAGCCGCAATCTGGCCGATCTCCATGCGGCCGATGTGTGGCAACACTGTGCTTCTTTATTGACTGAATAA